GATCGAACAGCAGGGCAAGTCGGGTCATCGCGGAAAGCTAGCGATGCGGGAATGATTGATCAGGAACACGGCCACAATGTGATTGGCGGCTCGCTCCATGATTTGTGGGGCCGGGCCATCGGGCGCGGCCAGGTTCGTCGCCGCCGACAGGGCTGTCCACGATGGCCAGCGCGACAGCCAGCACTCGAGCGGTTCTTCCTCGCGTCCACGTAGCCACTCGTCGAGGGCCTGCTCGGCCGCTACACCGCGAACCTGTGCGACCATTCGCAGCGCCTGCCGAAGGGATTCCCGCAACGCGACGCGTCGCACAGGCGAGAGCGGAGCAACGGCCCGGGACAGTGCCGCATACGCACGACGATGGGTGCTTGATATGGCCAGCGTCGACTGACCTAGATCAGTCGCCACGGTGCGACGCGTACACCATCTCAGTAACGCGCGTTGAGCACGGTGCCATGTATCGACCGGCACGGGGTCACCCGGATCACTCTGATTATCCGCCCTGGCGCCTTGCAGTAGCGCCAGGGCGCGTCGCGGCGAGGTGGACAATCTCCAGCTCCCGCTGCCGTCCACCGTTGACCTTCGCCAACCCGCGACGAGGGCGACGGATCCCGTGGCGAGGGCCACGACCGCGACGAAGCCCGTGCGCGGCCCGGTGACGGTACTGACGCGCGGTCGCGAACCTGCGGGCACGCAGTCCGATGGACGGTCGTCGCGCAGCCAGGACTGCAACAACTCCCGCAGTTGGGTCGCGGCATCCGCAGCGCTCCCCCGCCCGGTGCCACTCGATTCATTGCGACGCTCGTCCGGTCTCCCGCCGACCAATCGTGTCTCCCACTGGGCTTTGCGCGCCAAACGCTCGAACAATCGAAGCGCCGCCTCTGCACCGGGTGGTGGATTGATGCGGTATACGGCAATGTCACTATGCGGCGATCCTACGCGCGCGCAGCGGCCCACCCGTTGGTGGCGCAATGCGTCTGTCCACGGCAAGTCCAGGTGCACCACAACGCCGGCGTCCTGAAGATTGACGCCTTCGGCCAGCAGATCGGTGGTGAGCAGCAAGTGAATGCGACGATGTGCCGGCGGTGGGGGGCGACCCTGCGCCACCGGTGCAAAGTGCGCCAGTGCCTCCTGTCGGGAGATTGCGCCGCTGGCGATAACGGCGCGTTGACCGGTCAGCATGCCGACGCCGGCGATGTCGGCGAGTGCCCGGCCAACGGCACGAACGGTGGCGGCAAACTGTGAGAAGGCCACCACGGGTACGTTTGGGTGTGCGCGCATGATGGTCCGCATGGCGTCCACGCGGGCGGCGTCGCTGTGTG
The Gemmatimonadaceae bacterium genome window above contains:
- a CDS encoding DEAD/DEAH box helicase, which gives rise to MRATMAHAMMAADHSQAAPPCTSAALGALTLLPHQLDAASRLHAILREHRVALLADDVGLGKTYVALAVARDYRQVRIIVPAALLPMWRSALTRAQCSHAQLESLHCYSSAHPPANVCQPGTLVIVDEAHHLRTPTTRRYRAISQVLAGSDLLLLSATPIHNSPRDLGALLALALGTPAARLRDGLLARVVVRRTHRIGRPRIVEHPPMAMPHDPAVLDAILALPAPLPAHDGAIAGALIRLGLLRAWCSSDAALTQALRKRLLRGEALRHALEHGRHPTSAELRSWLVGEHEVQLAFPELLANHAPATGPLLDILSAHLDAVRGLLHEQMRVAHSDAARVDAMRTIMRAHPNVPVVAFSQFAATVRAVGRALADIAGVGMLTGQRAVIASGAISRQEALAHFAPVAQGRPPPPAHRRIHLLLTTDLLAEGVNLQDAGVVVHLDLPWTDALRHQRVGRCARVGSPHSDIAVYRINPPPGAEAALRLFERLARKAQWETRLVGGRPDERRNESSGTGRGSAADAATQLRELLQSWLRDDRPSDCVPAGSRPRVSTVTGPRTGFVAVVALATGSVALVAGWRRSTVDGSGSWRLSTSPRRALALLQGARADNQSDPGDPVPVDTWHRAQRALLRWCTRRTVATDLGQSTLAISSTHRRAYAALSRAVAPLSPVRRVALRESLRQALRMVAQVRGVAAEQALDEWLRGREEEPLECWLSRWPSWTALSAATNLAAPDGPAPQIMERAANHIVAVFLINHSRIASFPR